The sequence below is a genomic window from Poseidonibacter antarcticus.
AAACTGTTAGTTATAGATGAATTTGAATATGTAAAATTTAATGAAGAACAAGCTAATTTATTTTTCCAAATAGTAAATAAGAAATATGAATTAGGATCAATAATAATAACATCAAATTTATCATTTACAAAATGGAAGGAGGTCGTTGAATAACGATGAAGCATTAACAACAGCAATATTAGATAGATTAATTCATCACTCACATTTAATAAATGTAACAGGTGAAAGTTATAGATTGAAACAAAAAAGGGAAGCAGGATTATTAGATATTTCTAATAAATAAGTGTTACAAAGTGGTGCACTTTTGCACTGCACTTTGGTGCATTTTTGGATTGCACTTGACACTAATATATTTCTTTTGATATTTCCTTCTTTGTACAATTTAAGCAGTTCCTCTTTTACCAGTAATGTCTATTTTTTATGAGTTGTTACATAAAAAAACA
It includes:
- a CDS encoding ATP-binding protein, with protein sequence MNNDEALTTAILDRLIHHSHLINVTGESYRLKQKREAGLLDISNK